The proteins below are encoded in one region of Pelecanus crispus isolate bPelCri1 chromosome 4, bPelCri1.pri, whole genome shotgun sequence:
- the DLC1 gene encoding rho GTPase-activating protein 7 isoform X2 yields the protein MKLEISPHRKRSEDSDEDEPCAISGKWTFQRDSKRWSRLEEFDVFPPKPDLNTPSPEAPHLTNAASRESVLTDLSERQEVASILSISSTSSHQPTLQSEASTTRTNSVVSVCSSSNFVANDDSFSSLPSPRELNSFSFNTKANEKNAKSKTKSLLKRMESLKIKSSHHGKSKAPSKLGLIISGPILQEGMDEDKLKQLNCVEISALNGNHISLPMVRKRSVSNSTQTSSSSSQSETSSAVSTPSPVTRTRSLSAYNKRVGMYLEGFDPFNQSTFSDVMEQNFKNRGSFAEDTVFFIPEDHKPGTFPKALSNGNFSPTESNASVNWRTGSFHGHGHLTLRRENSGDSSKELGMGKRRNSSSSVSSRLSIYDNVPGSILYSSTSDLADLENEDIFPELDDILYHVKGMQRIVNQWSEKFSDEGDSDSALDSISPCPSSPKQIHLDVDNDRTTPSDLDSTGNSLNETEEPTGMQDRRDSGVGASLTRSSRHRLRWHSFQSSHRPSLSSASLQINCQSVAQMNLLQKYSLLKLTALLEKYTPSNKHGFSWAVPKFMKRIKVPDYKDRNVFGVPLQVNVQRTGQPLPQSIQQAMRYLRNHCLDQVGLFRKSGVKSRIQALRQMNENSTDSVNYEGQSAYDVADMLKQFFRDLPEPLMTNKLSETFLQIYQYVPKDQRLQAIKAAIMLLPDENREVLQILLYFLSDVTAAVKENQMTPTNLAVCLAPSLFHLNTLKRENSSPRVMQRKPSLGKPDQKDLNENLAATQGLAHMIAECKKLFQIPEEMSRGRNSYTEQDLRPLSLEELRGGSSTAEPSDYHCYLQDCVDDLLKEMKEKFKGWVSCSTSEQAELAYKKVCEGPPLRLWKTTIEIPATPEDVLNRLLKEQHLWDEDLIDSKVIEPLDSQTDIYQYVQNSMAPHPARDFVVLRTWRTNFPKGACVLLATSVDHDRAPVAGVRVNVLLSRYLIEPCGSGKSKLTYMCRIDLRGHMPDWYTKSFGHLCASEVVKIRDSFSHQSLESKEVKSR from the exons TGAAGATGAACCTTGTGCAATAAGTGGCAAATGGACTTTTCAGAGGGACAGCAAGAGGTGGTCGAGGCTTGAAGAGTTTGATGTGTTCCCTCCAAAACCGGACTTGAATACCCCCTCCCCGGAAGCTCCTCACCTTACTAACGCAGCAAGCCGTGAGAGCGTGCTAACAGATCTCAGCGAACGCCAGGAGGTGGCTTCTATTCTGAGCatcagcagcaccagcagccaccaACCAACCCTGCAGAGCGAGGCATCTACCACCCGGACAAACTCCGTCGTGAGCGTTTGTTCATCGAGCAATTTTGTAGCAAATGATGACTCATTCAGCAGCCTGCCCTCGCCCAGGGAGCTGAATAGCTTCAGCTTCAACACGAAAGCCAATGAGAAGAATGCCAAGTCCAAAACAAAGAGCCTGCTCAAGAGAATGGAGAGCCTGAAAATCAAGAGCTCTCACCATGGCAAGAGCAAAGCTCCTTCAAAGCTTGGCCTTATTATTAGCGGGCCCATCCTGCAGGAGGGCATGGATGAAGATAAACTGAAACAGCTTAACTGCGTGGAGATTTCTGCCCTCAACGGCAACCACATCAGCCTCCCCATGGTACGAAAGAGGAGCGTGTCCAATTCCACCcagaccagcagcagcagtagtcAGTCCGAGACGAGCAGTGCCGTCAGCACACCCAGTCCCGTCACGCGAACACGCAGCCTCAGTGCATACAATAAAAGGGTGGGCATGTACCTGGAAGGCTTTGACCCCTTCAACCAGTCAACGTTCAGCGATGTGATGGAGCAGAACTTCAAGAACCGgggcagctttgcagaagacaCCGTGTTTTTTATCCCTGAAGATCATAAGCCCGGCACTTTTCCCAAAGCACTCTCCAACGGCAACTTCTCCCCGACGGAAAGCAACGCCTCTGTGAACTGGAGGACAGGGAGTTTCCATGGACATGGCCATCTCACCCTCCGGAGGGAAAACAGTGGCGACAGCTCCAAAGAGCTGGGCATGGGGAAAAGGCGCAACTCCTCCAGCTCGGTGAGCAGCCGCCTGAGTATTTATGACAACGTGCCAGGCTCGATCCTGTATTCCAGTACGAGCGACCTGGCGGACCTCGAAAATGAAGACATATTCCCAGAACTAGACGACATCCTGTACCACGTCAAAGGGATGCAGAGAATAGTAAACCAGTGGTCAGAGAAGTTCTCAGACGAAGGCGACTCCGACTCGGCGCTCGACTCCATCTCCCCATGTCCTTCATCTCCAAAGCAGATCCACCTCGATGTAGATAACGATCGAACAACACCAAGTGACCTTGACAGTACAGGGAATTCGCTGAACGAAACAGAAGAGCCCACGGGGATGCAGGACAGGAGGGACTCTGGGGTGGGCGCATCGCTGACACGGTCTAGCAG GCACCGGCTGAGGTGGCACAGCTTCCAGAGCTCCCACCGGCCCAGCCTCAGCTCAGCGTCGCTGCAGATCAACTGCCAGTCCGTGGCACAGATGAACCTGCTGCAGAAGTACTCTCTCCTGAAGCTGACTGCTCTCCTGGAGAAGTACACGCCTTCCAACAAGCACGGTTTCAGCTG GGCAGTACCAAAATTTATGAAAAGGATAAAGGTGCCAGATTATAAAGACCGAAACGTGTTTGGAGTACCGCTGCAAGTCAACGTCCAGCGCACAGGGCAGCCTCTTCCACAGAGCATTCAGCAAGCCATGCGGTACCTCCGCAACCACTGCCTGGATCAG GTTGGACTGTTTAGGAAATCTGGAGTCAAATCAAGAATTCAGGCTTTGCGTCAAATGAATGAGAATTCAACAGACAGTGTCAACTATGAAGGCCAGTCTGCTTATGATGTAGCAGACATGTTAAAGCAATTCTTCCGTGATCTCCCTGAGCCTCTCATGACCAACAAACTCTCCGAGACCTTCTTACAGATATACCAAT ATGTGCCAAAGGATCAGCGTCTCCAGGCTATCAAGGCTGCCATTATGCTTTTACCCGATGAGAACAGGGAGGTCCTCCAGATTCTTCTCTATTTCCTGAGTGATGTCACAGCTGCAGTGAAGGAAAACCAGATGACACCAACAAACCTGGCTGTCTGCTTAGCACCTTCCCTCTTCCACTTAAACACTCTCAAAAGAGAGAATTCTTCCCCAAG GGTGATGCAAAGAAAACCAAGCCTGGGAAAACCCGATCAGAAAGACCTAAATGAAAATCTGGCTGCAACCCAAGGGCTAGCTCACATGATTGCTGAATGCAAGAAGCTCTTTCAG ATACCCGAAGAAATGAGCAGGGGCCGGAACTCGTACACGGAGCAGGACCTGCGTCCCCTCAGCCTGGAGGAGCTCCggggtggcagcagcactgccgAGCCCTCCGACTACCACTGCTACCTCCAGGACTGCGTGGACGACTTGCTCAAAGAGATGAAGGAGAAGTTTAAAGGCTGGGTCAGCTGCTCCACCTCAGAGCAAGCAGAGCTGGCCTACAAGAAG GTATGTGAAGGTCCCCCACTCCGGTTATGGAAAACTACCATTGAAATCCCAGCTACGCCAGAGGACGTTTTAAATCGTTTACTTAAAGAGCAGCATCTTTGGGATGAAGATCTTATAGATTCAAAAGTAATCGAACCTTTGGATAGCCAGACAGATATATACCAGTATGTCCAGAACAGCATGGCGCCTCACCCAGCCAGGGACTTTGTAGTCTTAAG aaCATGGAGGACAAACTTCCCCAAAGGAGCTTGTGTGCTTCTAGCAACCTCAGTGGACCATGACCGTGCTCCAGTGGCAGGTGTTCGAGTCAATGTGCTCCTGTCTAGGTATCTGATTGAGCCCTGCGGGTCAGGAAAATCTAAACTTACCTACATGTGCAGAATTGATTTAAG GGGCCACATGCCAGACTGGTACACCAAGTCTTTTGGACACTTGTGTGCATCTGAAGTCGTTAAGATACGAGACTCTTTCAGTCATCAGAGTCTTGAGAGCAAGGAAGTAAAATCCAGGTGA
- the DLC1 gene encoding rho GTPase-activating protein 7 isoform X3 translates to MKLEISPHRKRSEDSDEDEPCAISGKWTFQRDSKRWSRLEEFDVFPPKPDLNTPSPEAPHLTNAASRESVLTDLSERQEVASILSISSTSSHQPTLQSEASTTRTNSVVSVCSSSNFVANDDSFSSLPSPRELNSFSFNTKANEKNAKSKTKSLLKRMESLKIKSSHHGKSKAPSKLGLIISGPILQEGMDEDKLKQLNCVEISALNGNHISLPMVRKRSVSNSTQTSSSSSQSETSSAVSTPSPVTRTRSLSAYNKRVGMYLEGFDPFNQSTFSDVMEQNFKNRGSFAEDTVFFIPEDHKPGTFPKALSNGNFSPTESNASVNWRTGSFHGHGHLTLRRENSGDSSKELGMGKRRNSSSSVSSRLSIYDNVPGSILYSSTSDLADLENEDIFPELDDILYHVKGMQRIVNQWSEKFSDEGDSDSALDSISPCPSSPKQIHLDVDNDRTTPSDLDSTGNSLNETEEPTGMQDRRDSGVGASLTRSSRHRLRWHSFQSSHRPSLSSASLQINCQSVAQMNLLQKYSLLKLTALLEKYTPSNKHGFSWAVPKFMKRIKVPDYKDRNVFGVPLQVNVQRTGQPLPQSIQQAMRYLRNHCLDQVGLFRKSGVKSRIQALRQMNENSTDSVNYEGQSAYDVADMLKQFFRDLPEPLMTNKLSETFLQIYQYVPKDQRLQAIKAAIMLLPDENREVLQILLYFLSDVTAAVKENQMTPTNLAVCLAPSLFHLNTLKRENSSPRVMQRKPSLGKPDQKDLNENLAATQGLAHMIAECKKLFQVCEGPPLRLWKTTIEIPATPEDVLNRLLKEQHLWDEDLIDSKVIEPLDSQTDIYQYVQNSMAPHPARDFVVLRTWRTNFPKGACVLLATSVDHDRAPVAGVRVNVLLSRYLIEPCGSGKSKLTYMCRIDLRGHMPDWYTKSFGHLCASEVVKIRDSFSHQSLESKEVKSR, encoded by the exons TGAAGATGAACCTTGTGCAATAAGTGGCAAATGGACTTTTCAGAGGGACAGCAAGAGGTGGTCGAGGCTTGAAGAGTTTGATGTGTTCCCTCCAAAACCGGACTTGAATACCCCCTCCCCGGAAGCTCCTCACCTTACTAACGCAGCAAGCCGTGAGAGCGTGCTAACAGATCTCAGCGAACGCCAGGAGGTGGCTTCTATTCTGAGCatcagcagcaccagcagccaccaACCAACCCTGCAGAGCGAGGCATCTACCACCCGGACAAACTCCGTCGTGAGCGTTTGTTCATCGAGCAATTTTGTAGCAAATGATGACTCATTCAGCAGCCTGCCCTCGCCCAGGGAGCTGAATAGCTTCAGCTTCAACACGAAAGCCAATGAGAAGAATGCCAAGTCCAAAACAAAGAGCCTGCTCAAGAGAATGGAGAGCCTGAAAATCAAGAGCTCTCACCATGGCAAGAGCAAAGCTCCTTCAAAGCTTGGCCTTATTATTAGCGGGCCCATCCTGCAGGAGGGCATGGATGAAGATAAACTGAAACAGCTTAACTGCGTGGAGATTTCTGCCCTCAACGGCAACCACATCAGCCTCCCCATGGTACGAAAGAGGAGCGTGTCCAATTCCACCcagaccagcagcagcagtagtcAGTCCGAGACGAGCAGTGCCGTCAGCACACCCAGTCCCGTCACGCGAACACGCAGCCTCAGTGCATACAATAAAAGGGTGGGCATGTACCTGGAAGGCTTTGACCCCTTCAACCAGTCAACGTTCAGCGATGTGATGGAGCAGAACTTCAAGAACCGgggcagctttgcagaagacaCCGTGTTTTTTATCCCTGAAGATCATAAGCCCGGCACTTTTCCCAAAGCACTCTCCAACGGCAACTTCTCCCCGACGGAAAGCAACGCCTCTGTGAACTGGAGGACAGGGAGTTTCCATGGACATGGCCATCTCACCCTCCGGAGGGAAAACAGTGGCGACAGCTCCAAAGAGCTGGGCATGGGGAAAAGGCGCAACTCCTCCAGCTCGGTGAGCAGCCGCCTGAGTATTTATGACAACGTGCCAGGCTCGATCCTGTATTCCAGTACGAGCGACCTGGCGGACCTCGAAAATGAAGACATATTCCCAGAACTAGACGACATCCTGTACCACGTCAAAGGGATGCAGAGAATAGTAAACCAGTGGTCAGAGAAGTTCTCAGACGAAGGCGACTCCGACTCGGCGCTCGACTCCATCTCCCCATGTCCTTCATCTCCAAAGCAGATCCACCTCGATGTAGATAACGATCGAACAACACCAAGTGACCTTGACAGTACAGGGAATTCGCTGAACGAAACAGAAGAGCCCACGGGGATGCAGGACAGGAGGGACTCTGGGGTGGGCGCATCGCTGACACGGTCTAGCAG GCACCGGCTGAGGTGGCACAGCTTCCAGAGCTCCCACCGGCCCAGCCTCAGCTCAGCGTCGCTGCAGATCAACTGCCAGTCCGTGGCACAGATGAACCTGCTGCAGAAGTACTCTCTCCTGAAGCTGACTGCTCTCCTGGAGAAGTACACGCCTTCCAACAAGCACGGTTTCAGCTG GGCAGTACCAAAATTTATGAAAAGGATAAAGGTGCCAGATTATAAAGACCGAAACGTGTTTGGAGTACCGCTGCAAGTCAACGTCCAGCGCACAGGGCAGCCTCTTCCACAGAGCATTCAGCAAGCCATGCGGTACCTCCGCAACCACTGCCTGGATCAG GTTGGACTGTTTAGGAAATCTGGAGTCAAATCAAGAATTCAGGCTTTGCGTCAAATGAATGAGAATTCAACAGACAGTGTCAACTATGAAGGCCAGTCTGCTTATGATGTAGCAGACATGTTAAAGCAATTCTTCCGTGATCTCCCTGAGCCTCTCATGACCAACAAACTCTCCGAGACCTTCTTACAGATATACCAAT ATGTGCCAAAGGATCAGCGTCTCCAGGCTATCAAGGCTGCCATTATGCTTTTACCCGATGAGAACAGGGAGGTCCTCCAGATTCTTCTCTATTTCCTGAGTGATGTCACAGCTGCAGTGAAGGAAAACCAGATGACACCAACAAACCTGGCTGTCTGCTTAGCACCTTCCCTCTTCCACTTAAACACTCTCAAAAGAGAGAATTCTTCCCCAAG GGTGATGCAAAGAAAACCAAGCCTGGGAAAACCCGATCAGAAAGACCTAAATGAAAATCTGGCTGCAACCCAAGGGCTAGCTCACATGATTGCTGAATGCAAGAAGCTCTTTCAG GTATGTGAAGGTCCCCCACTCCGGTTATGGAAAACTACCATTGAAATCCCAGCTACGCCAGAGGACGTTTTAAATCGTTTACTTAAAGAGCAGCATCTTTGGGATGAAGATCTTATAGATTCAAAAGTAATCGAACCTTTGGATAGCCAGACAGATATATACCAGTATGTCCAGAACAGCATGGCGCCTCACCCAGCCAGGGACTTTGTAGTCTTAAG aaCATGGAGGACAAACTTCCCCAAAGGAGCTTGTGTGCTTCTAGCAACCTCAGTGGACCATGACCGTGCTCCAGTGGCAGGTGTTCGAGTCAATGTGCTCCTGTCTAGGTATCTGATTGAGCCCTGCGGGTCAGGAAAATCTAAACTTACCTACATGTGCAGAATTGATTTAAG GGGCCACATGCCAGACTGGTACACCAAGTCTTTTGGACACTTGTGTGCATCTGAAGTCGTTAAGATACGAGACTCTTTCAGTCATCAGAGTCTTGAGAGCAAGGAAGTAAAATCCAGGTGA